The proteins below are encoded in one region of Pomacea canaliculata isolate SZHN2017 linkage group LG7, ASM307304v1, whole genome shotgun sequence:
- the LOC112568183 gene encoding uncharacterized protein LOC112568183 isoform X2 translates to MDCRICFVLSAFWMLTHGLTLQPCHNGFDLTLGSVNTITCSEVKDNAVVTWRYSMGKDTTGHLAGECRGFSSSGDNSCGSALLKPQIVPHRVSQASSTLKINATGSLEPGFVSCATPGELVKCDFDVVYPAEGVSCEAQFVVDVTNLFLRGACNVTMMMSSRHKYDCQWYSLNKESSLRKQLINVSMVTKPLADGSRKVSGSCAVSMAFPAEAGVYTFGVVITPGQVDTQAVFRGSPIVQPPAAPRITCSPKGYLREGQPLTCSCSSTSLGLPRGVLKLSKVSGNHEGSKSDVLHTSRDDGATLLMAPYNVTSEDHMLTSFHCDVMWANVVPGDTYTVQVGFPPSKPTFNVQSSGTYSVKEFDTLTIRCESEGRPLPQVRLRNDTTVLTNGSRSAVLTIPRVSCQDTGTYYCAAANEVEAGSVTSEAFLGVYCAPRLPGNTDHPSLIKFSGQRVQHTFDVIAYPPPRLHDITVLDLKTVRFIADKTGSDLNVTCSHTNIRPYLSSCTMDISNISLPLKASAIYKVTLVNELGHVEHSVNIVNDDESRDTTEHYLKGLGVGIGVTIAVCLAVVAMVAAVLVVRRVLDPFTQCCRIQRDRDIFSGPRRNRNTRAEADEGFVTNLRSNTQCAKQGSCSVEDVYEVTDGYNNYTNNSLNGRPARRVLDDDDGEYISCA, encoded by the exons gttTGACTTTACAGCCGTGCCACAACGGTTTTGATCTGACCCTCGGGAGTGTGAACACCATCACGTGTTCGGAGGTTAAGGACAATGCTGTCGTCACTTGGAGATACAGCATGGGTAAAGACACCACTGGACATTTGGCTGGCGAGTGCCGAGGGTTTTCATCGTCGGGAGACAATTCTTGCGGGTCGGCACTGTTAAAGCCACAGATCGTTCCCCACAGGGTGTCTCAAGCCAGCAGCACTTTGAAGATCAACGCCACTGGAAGCTTGGAGCCTGGCTTTGTTTCCTGCGCAACGCCTGGAGAACTGGTCAAGTGTGACTTCGATGTTGTTT ACCCTGCCGAGGGCGTGAGCTGTGAAGCGCAGTTCGTGGTCGACGTCACAAACTTGTTCCTGAGGGGAGCGTGTAACGTCACGATGATGATGTCTTCAAGACACAAGTATGACTGCCAGTGGTACAGCCTGAATAAAGAG TCCTCTTTGAGAAAGCAGTTGATAAACGTTTCCATGGTGACGAAGCCACTGGCTGACGGTAGCCGCAAGGTGTCTGGGTCCTGTGCCGTATCCATGGCATTTCCAGCGGAGGCTGGCGTGTACACGTTTGGCGTCGTCATCACGCCAGGACAAGTCGACACACAGGCTGTCTTCAGGGGCTCGCCCATAGTTC AGCCCCCCGCCGCACCTCGCATCACCTGTTCTCCAAAGGGTTACCTGCGGGAGGGACAACCTCTGACCTGCTCCTGTTCCTCGACCTCCCTCGGTCTTCCCAGAGGCGTTTTGAAACTATCCAAAGTCAGCGGTAACCATGAAGGTTCGAAGTCTGATGTTCTTCACACAAGTCGAGATGATGGGGCTACTCTGCTGATGGCGCCTTACAACGTCACCAGCGAGGACCACATGTTAACCTCCTTCCACTGTGACGTCATGTGGGCGAACGTCGTACCAGGCGACACCTACACGGTGCAAGTGGGAT TTCCTCCGTCTAAACCGACTTTTAATGTACAAAGTTCTGGAACATACTCGGTTAAAGAGTTTGATACCCTGACTATCCGTTGCGAGTCTGAGGGCAGACCTTTACCTCAAGTACGTCTGAGAAACGACACAACGGTTCTGACAAACGGCTCACGGTCGGCAGTCCTGACTATCCCTAGAGTGTCTTGCCAAGACACCGGAACATATTACTGCGCAGCTGCAAATGAAGTGGAGGCTGGTTCCGTCACCTCTGAAGCCTTCTTAGGGGTTTACT GTGCTCCTCGGCTACCTGGCAACACCGACCATCCCTCTTTAATCAAGTTTTCAGGGCAGAGGGTGCAGCACACATTTGACGTCATCGCTTACCCTCCACCACGCCTCCATGATATAACCGTTCTTGACCTCAAAACCGTGAGGTTCATCGCAGACAAGACTGGATCAGACCTGAACGTCACCTGCAGTCATACGAACATTCGCCCATATCTGTCCTCCTGCACGATGGACATCAGCAACATCAGTCTCCCGCTGAAGGCCTCAGCTATCTACAAGGTTACCCTAGTGAATGAGCTTGGCCATGTCGAGCATTCAGTGAATATTGTAAACG ACGATGAAAGCAGAGACACAACAGAACATTATTTGAAAGGACTGGGCGTCGGCATCGGTGTTACCATCGCCGTGTGTTTAGCTGTCGTTGCCATGGTAGCAGCGGTACTCGTCGTCCGTCGTGTGCTGGACCCCTTTACTCAATGCTGCAGGATAC agagagacagggacATCTTCAGCGGTCCTCGTAGAAACAGAAACACGAGAGCTGAGGCTGACGAGGGTTTCGTCACAAATTTGAGATCAAACACTCAGTGTGCAAAGCAAG
- the LOC112568183 gene encoding uncharacterized protein LOC112568183 isoform X1 — MDCRICFVLSAFWMLTHGLTLQPCHNGFDLTLGSVNTITCSEVKDNAVVTWRYSMGKDTTGHLAGECRGFSSSGDNSCGSALLKPQIVPHRVSQASSTLKINATGSLEPGFVSCATPGELVKCDFDVVYPAEGVSCEAQFVVDVTNLFLRGACNVTMMMSSRHKYDCQWYSLNKESSLRKQLINVSMVTKPLADGSRKVSGSCAVSMAFPAEAGVYTFGVVITPGQVDTQAVFRGSPIVQPPAAPRITCSPKGYLREGQPLTCSCSSTSLGLPRGVLKLSKVSGNHEGSKSDVLHTSRDDGATLLMAPYNVTSEDHMLTSFHCDVMWANVVPGDTYTVQVGFPPSKPTFNVQSSGTYSVKEFDTLTIRCESEGRPLPQVRLRNDTTVLTNGSRSAVLTIPRVSCQDTGTYYCAAANEVEAGSVTSEAFLGVYCAPRLPGNTDHPSLIKFSGQRVQHTFDVIAYPPPRLHDITVLDLKTVRFIADKTGSDLNVTCSHTNIRPYLSSCTMDISNISLPLKASAIYKVTLVNELGHVEHSVNIVNVIADDESRDTTEHYLKGLGVGIGVTIAVCLAVVAMVAAVLVVRRVLDPFTQCCRIQRDRDIFSGPRRNRNTRAEADEGFVTNLRSNTQCAKQGSCSVEDVYEVTDGYNNYTNNSLNGRPARRVLDDDDGEYISCA, encoded by the exons gttTGACTTTACAGCCGTGCCACAACGGTTTTGATCTGACCCTCGGGAGTGTGAACACCATCACGTGTTCGGAGGTTAAGGACAATGCTGTCGTCACTTGGAGATACAGCATGGGTAAAGACACCACTGGACATTTGGCTGGCGAGTGCCGAGGGTTTTCATCGTCGGGAGACAATTCTTGCGGGTCGGCACTGTTAAAGCCACAGATCGTTCCCCACAGGGTGTCTCAAGCCAGCAGCACTTTGAAGATCAACGCCACTGGAAGCTTGGAGCCTGGCTTTGTTTCCTGCGCAACGCCTGGAGAACTGGTCAAGTGTGACTTCGATGTTGTTT ACCCTGCCGAGGGCGTGAGCTGTGAAGCGCAGTTCGTGGTCGACGTCACAAACTTGTTCCTGAGGGGAGCGTGTAACGTCACGATGATGATGTCTTCAAGACACAAGTATGACTGCCAGTGGTACAGCCTGAATAAAGAG TCCTCTTTGAGAAAGCAGTTGATAAACGTTTCCATGGTGACGAAGCCACTGGCTGACGGTAGCCGCAAGGTGTCTGGGTCCTGTGCCGTATCCATGGCATTTCCAGCGGAGGCTGGCGTGTACACGTTTGGCGTCGTCATCACGCCAGGACAAGTCGACACACAGGCTGTCTTCAGGGGCTCGCCCATAGTTC AGCCCCCCGCCGCACCTCGCATCACCTGTTCTCCAAAGGGTTACCTGCGGGAGGGACAACCTCTGACCTGCTCCTGTTCCTCGACCTCCCTCGGTCTTCCCAGAGGCGTTTTGAAACTATCCAAAGTCAGCGGTAACCATGAAGGTTCGAAGTCTGATGTTCTTCACACAAGTCGAGATGATGGGGCTACTCTGCTGATGGCGCCTTACAACGTCACCAGCGAGGACCACATGTTAACCTCCTTCCACTGTGACGTCATGTGGGCGAACGTCGTACCAGGCGACACCTACACGGTGCAAGTGGGAT TTCCTCCGTCTAAACCGACTTTTAATGTACAAAGTTCTGGAACATACTCGGTTAAAGAGTTTGATACCCTGACTATCCGTTGCGAGTCTGAGGGCAGACCTTTACCTCAAGTACGTCTGAGAAACGACACAACGGTTCTGACAAACGGCTCACGGTCGGCAGTCCTGACTATCCCTAGAGTGTCTTGCCAAGACACCGGAACATATTACTGCGCAGCTGCAAATGAAGTGGAGGCTGGTTCCGTCACCTCTGAAGCCTTCTTAGGGGTTTACT GTGCTCCTCGGCTACCTGGCAACACCGACCATCCCTCTTTAATCAAGTTTTCAGGGCAGAGGGTGCAGCACACATTTGACGTCATCGCTTACCCTCCACCACGCCTCCATGATATAACCGTTCTTGACCTCAAAACCGTGAGGTTCATCGCAGACAAGACTGGATCAGACCTGAACGTCACCTGCAGTCATACGAACATTCGCCCATATCTGTCCTCCTGCACGATGGACATCAGCAACATCAGTCTCCCGCTGAAGGCCTCAGCTATCTACAAGGTTACCCTAGTGAATGAGCTTGGCCATGTCGAGCATTCAGTGAATATTGTAAACG TCATTGCAGACGATGAAAGCAGAGACACAACAGAACATTATTTGAAAGGACTGGGCGTCGGCATCGGTGTTACCATCGCCGTGTGTTTAGCTGTCGTTGCCATGGTAGCAGCGGTACTCGTCGTCCGTCGTGTGCTGGACCCCTTTACTCAATGCTGCAGGATAC agagagacagggacATCTTCAGCGGTCCTCGTAGAAACAGAAACACGAGAGCTGAGGCTGACGAGGGTTTCGTCACAAATTTGAGATCAAACACTCAGTGTGCAAAGCAAG